The genome window ACCGTTGCCGGCCTCGCCGACGACCTCCATGTCGGCCTCGAGCTCGAGGATGTTGCGCACGCCACGACGGAACAGTGTGTGCCCGTCCACGATCACGATGCGCGCCTTCGCCCCGGCGGCTCGTCGGTCGGCGCCCTTACGACGCTCGGTTTCCTGTTCCACGATCTTCTCCTTGGCAGCCATGGTAGCCATTAGTGAACCTCCGGTATGCGAAGAAGGATGCGAGTCCCCTCCCCCTGGCGGGACTCGATTTGGAGTGACGAACCCATCAGCTCGGCGCGCTCGCGCATGAACTGCAGGCCGAAGTTGCGGCTGGCCGAGGCGAGCCGCATGACGTCGAAGCCCCGACCGTTGTCGACGATCACGAGGTGACCCTCCTCGAGGCTAATGCGGACCGTTGTGGCGGCCGCATGCTTGCGAACGTTCTGGAGGGCTTCCTGCACGACGCGCAGCATCGGTGCCTTGGCCTCTCCAGGGACCTTGGAGTCGATGCCCGGCACCGACACCTCAACGGCGATCCCGTGCTTGGCCGCGAACTCGGCCCCTGCAACGGTGATCGCCTGCTTCAATCCGACGTCGACAGATGGAGGCCGGAGGGCGGTGATGAATGAGCGCACCTCATCAAGCCCCTCGCGCAGCATGGTGCGCAGGAACGCGAGCTCGTCCCGCGCGGTCTCCGGCGAGTCGTCGATCACGCGGTCGAGGTACTCGACCTGGAAGATGGCGTTGGTCAGGACCTGGCCAGGTCCGTCGTGGACCTCCTCGGCGAGACGCTGACGCTCGCCTTCCTGCGCCTGGATGATCTTCAGCGAGATTGCGGCCGGCGAGAGATCGGCGTCGGACAGGGTCGGCTCGGAGGCGCGCTCGTCGTCGCTGGCCAGGTAGGTCAGGACGAGCTCCATCTGTCGAGCGGCGATATCGATCCGCTTCAGGCCCGATTGCAGGCCGGCGAGCTCCCTGCCCAGGGCATCGCGGTCGGCTCGCAGGACTGATGGCGAGGGACCGGTTCCACGGTGGGCCGCCACGCGATGGTCGACCCGCGCACGCAGCTGGACCCACTCGTCGAGGCGGCTGCGGTACTGCTCGCGATAGATCTCGGCCACCTCGCGAAGACGCCAGGCATTGCGCGTGACGCTTTCCGCGGCCTGCGCCCGCAGCTGGTCGAAGCCGCTCGGCAGGACGATGGGGACGCTGGATGGCACTCGACGTCGTGCGGTCCGTGGCAAGTCGCTGGTCCTCGTTAGTACGGGCCCGGCGCAGTACCCGAGCCAGCGGCCATGCTCCCGGTCAAAGGTGCATCGGGTCAACAGTACTTCGGGCGCCGGAAGTACTACTCCGAGGTGGCCCACCCTCGCGCACGACCCGGAAGACGCGAACCCCAGCCGCGTCGTAGTCAGGGGCGGCAGGCAGGAAGTCCGGGTGGTTCCCGGCGGAATCGGTGGCCGATGCGCCATCCCACAACCCCAGCGGATCCCGCGTCTCCCCGGGGGGCAGCGTCACCACCACCCATTGCACGTCGTAGGCGTCGACCACTCGCCCGATGACGGGGAAGGGGTCGAACGGGGGAGCCACGCCGGGATTTCCGCTCAAGGCGTGAAGTGCGGCGGGGTCGTACGCCATCACCACTGCCGATTGCGCGCCGCGGTCCACGAGGAAGTCGGCAGCCTGACGGAGGCGCGCATGCGCGTCCAACCACTGACCGATCAGCACCGCCGAGCCGGCCAGCGAGAGGGCGAATGCGCCCGCCAGCCCGGCGACCGCCAGGAATCGGTGCGTCGCCGGCCGTCGAAGGAAGGGCCAGGCCCGCCCCCCGGCGCTGGCTGCGGGTGCGAGGTTGGCGACCGCCAGTGCTGCGGCGAATGGGAGCCATGCCAGCGACGAGTGGTAGAAGGCGCCCTTCGGGGCATGGAGGGTGAAGACGGCGCCCATCGCCAGGAACATCACCGCGAAATAGGCCAGGAGCGGCTGCAGCTCCGTGCGCCGGCGCTCGCGCCACAGCCCGTAGCCGAAGGGCAGGATGAAGATCCCACCCAGCAGCACCGCTGTCCGCCCGATCAGTTCGCTCCAGGCCGCCAGCTTCGAGCCGATGATGTTCCCCGCCCCCCAGGCCAGGTACTGCCCGAGCGACGGATCCTGGGCGATCGAGAACTGCTGGTTATAGCTGGTGATCCACAGCGTGTGCCCGCCGGCCGATGGGAACGGGCTGCCGAAGACGGCCAGGTCCCTTGCCATCCATGGCGCGAGGATGAGCAGCGCGGCCGCGAAGCTGGCGATCCCCCAGCCAACGCGGGCCGGCCAGGACGACCAGTCGCGTCGCACCGCCCAGGCCACGGCCGGGGCCACGCCGAGCAACAGGCCGTCGACCCGTGCCAGCGTCGCCAGTCCCACGCAAGCGCCCGCGGCCACGAGCCATGGGCCGGGCCTTGGAGCGCGAACCGCCCGCATCGAGCTCCAGATCGCGGCTGCCCCGGTCGCTCCGAACACGGCGAAGGCGTCGACCAGCGGGGCCATCACCAGCAGCGGCCCCGCCGCCAGCACGAGCAGGGCCGCGATCCAGCCGTTGAATCGCGAGCCCCACAGATCCACGGCGATGTAATGGGTGAATGGGACCAGTGCGGCGCCGATGAGGACCATCGGCAGCTGGGCGGCGCGCCACGATCCCAGCAGGTCGCCGACGACGGCGATCGATCCAGCCGCCACGATGGACGTGAGCGGCATCCAGTGCCCGTTGCTGGGGACGGGGAGCATCGGGTCAGCGGGCAGGCGGCCGCCGACCTCGAGGAAGCTCCACAGGACCGGGACGCTGAAGCCACGGCCGGCGGCCAGCTGCTCCCCGACAAGCTGGTAGTACGCGGGGTCGGTGTACGGCGGGTAGTCGACCACCAGGGCGGCGGCGAGACGGGTGACGAGCGCCAGGGCGAAGAGAAGGGCCAGGTCCCGGCGCATCAGCGGCGCACCCAGATGGCGGCGGTCTCGTCAAGGTAGACCCGCTCCCAGTTGGCCGACGCATCGAACCAGTCGGCGAGCGGCGTGTCCGGCGGGTACACGGCGTAGTCGATCCGATAGCGGTAAAATTTGTCCTGCGGATCGCCATGGAGGCCGATGATCGCTACGTACATCTGGAGCAGATCGTCTCCATACACATCGGCCCGGCCGTCCATGAAGATGAGCTGCTGTGGTCGGTGCTGGCCGATGTAGCCGCCCCATTCGTATCGGTTGAAGATGCGCGTGCCCGGCTCGTGTTCATCCATCCACGCGACTGCGCCGGCGGGCAGTCCGCGGGCGATCTCGGCGGCCTGGACGGGTGGGGTGGTCCGCAGCAGCGCGACGCCGATTCCAAGCACCAATAGGACCGCCGCGATACCCGCATTGACCGCCGCTCGTCTGCCGCTCATGGGACGGGCGAGCCGCGCGAGCACCCCGGAAGTGCTCCTGCCGACCCTCGACTTGGAGATCACCGGCGAGAGCACGACCGCGACGATCGCCCCTCCGATCGGCCCCACGATGAGAAGGAATCGGATCGCCTGCCAGGCCATTACCGTCAGCCCCACCAGGATCAGCGCATCCGAGGCCCGGAGCCGATGGTGCGCGAAAGCGAAGGCGGGGATGACCCCAACCACCACGAATCCAAGCAGCAGCCAGCCAAAGATGCTGCCCAGGTCGGCCGGGAACCACTCCATCACGTACCGATTCAGCGCGGTGATCCCCACCGTGTCGAAGGGGTACGTGTAGAGGGCGAGGCCGCTGGGGTTGAGCGCAAGGGCGGCCACGCTCGCCAGGAGCGCCAGCGCCAGGTCGCGTAACTGACCCCAGCCCAGGGGTGGCTGTCCACCGGGCTCGCGCCGGATCGCGCGGTCCACGACCTCGCCCACGAGCACGGCGCCGCCCAGCAGAAAGAGGAGGATCCAGCCGGCGTGCAGGTTGGCCCACAGGGCGGCGATGGCCGGCAGGGCGATCAGCCAGCGCCGGGATTGGTCGACCTGGTAGCGCCAGAGGACCCACAGGACGGCCGTTGCCAGAAGCAGGTCGAGCACCTGCACGCGAACGCCCATGACCGGCCCGGCCAGCAAGAGTCCGACAGATAGCCAGATGATCCGGCTGGCCCAGCCGACCGAGGGCAACCGAAGTGCGATCGCCCTCCACAGGATCCAGAAGGCGATGACCGCGAACGCACCGAACAGGAACGAAAGCGCGGTCTGCCCCCACTCGCCCATCCCATTGCCAAATGCCAGCAGGACGTTGGCGAGCCAGTCCTGGCTGGTCCAGTGACGTCCGGCGCCGACGATGCTCCAGGTATCGACATTCGGGATTCGGCCCGTGCTCACGACCTGCTCCCCGGCGCGGATGTGCCACCACACATCGCCGTCGATCAATGGCCAGGTGGCGCGAGGAAGGACGGCGGCAGAGAAGAAGCCGACCACCGCCGCCGACGAAGCGGCAACGCCAGTACGTGTGCCATCCGCCTGAGCGTTCATCCCGGGCTAGGGCTCGGGGCCCGTGTAGGGCGTCAGGGTCAGCGGCTCCAGTCCAGCTGAGATCCAAGCGCGATACGGATCGCCAGAAGTGAACGGCAGGTCGGTGAGCCGCGCGAGCACGGTCATTGGCGTGACGTCGTCCTCGTACTGCACCTCGTTGGCGGGCGCCCGCGCCGCGAAGAAGTTACGGAACGCATTCGCCGGTGCCTCTCCGGTCCTGGGACTGCCGTGATCCGACATCAAAATGATGAGTGCTCCCGGATCGTCGCCGATGATGCGATCCAGGACTGCGACGACGAGCTCGTTCACGTGGGTGACCTGACCCGGGAATCCCTCCCAGTCGGCGGCCGACGTTATGCCATAGGGACTGCAGCCCGGGAAGCACGCCGGGGGCTCAGCGGGAGACCCGTCGGCGCGAAAGGCGACCGGAGCATGGGGTGCCAGCAGGTGGGCGAAGACGAACCGTGGCGTGGCGGAGGTCCGCGCCATCTCGTCACCAAGAAGCTGGAGCGTGCTCTCCAGGCGAGCGCGGTGCTGATCGAAGACGACGCCTGGTGCGAGTCTGAATGCCAGCTGACCCGCCAGAGAGCGCTGGATCAGCGATAGCTCGAACGAGGTCCATTCCGGCGGCGTCAGGATCCGATCGGCGCTGGTCAGGGCGGCACTCTCGAAGGCGGACGGGATCGTGACGATCTCGTAGCCGTCGCGCCGAAACCCGTCGAGAACCGGTGCCCTGCCGAGTGCCAGCATCACTCGGCGATACTGCTCGGCTGGGTCTGCGGGGGGCGGCGCGAGCTCGTGGATTTCGTCCACGTACCGGCCGTAGAACATGGACGAGAGGCTGGCCCAGGTGGCCGTGTAATTCGAGCGGCTGTGCGCCGCCACAAGGAAGCCGCGGGTGGTTAGCGCAGTCACAAAGGCCGAGTTGTCCACGCCGAACTGCTCGACCAGCGAGTCGGCGCGGGGGTAGCCATCCACCAGCAGCAGCACGATGTCGGGCCGGCCAGTGCCAGTGGCACCCTCAATGGCTCCGTCCGCGGGGTGGTACGAGGCGATCGCCCAGCCCACGACTGGGATCGCTGCCACCGTCGCGAAGGCCCAGGCGAAGACCCCGAGGTTGCGAGCCACGGTCCTGGCGTTGAGGCCCAGGGCTGGCTCGCCCCGCCGACGGCGCATGAGCTGGATCGCCAGGAGCCAGATCACGGCCACTACCAGCACTGCCAGCGGGACCCATGCCGCGCCCAGGACGAGCACGACCGCGGACGCGGCGATCTCGGCCCGGTCTCCATCCCGCAGGACCAGCCCGAGGAGCAGCTGGAGTGCGACTGCCACGGCGACCCCGACGAGCAGCGGCCGCCACAGGGCCATCATCGGGTTGGGGGTGGCGCTGAACGAGATGAGGACATAGGCGGCAACGAAGGCAGCAGCCGACCATCGCGCGAGAGCCATGGGTCGGAGTCTACGGCCCGTCAGATTGGCGCTCCGCGAATACGTGCGCGGTACTTCCGTCCCGTTCCGGTGCATCCACGCACCGACTAGACTCGCCGCCGATGACCACCACCCGGCCACCCGACGCCACGCGGGACGACCGCGCGGCGAGCTGGCTTCGCTGGCTGCCCCCGCCGGTCGTGCTGCTCGCGATCGCGCTGGGCGGGGTCATGTTCGCGATCACCGTCACCAAGGGCGTGCAGGACCCCGACTTCTTCTGGCACATCAGCGCCGGCCAGCTGATCGCGCAGACTGGGCAGGTCCCCTCGACCGACCCATTCAGCTTCACCTGGCTCGGGAAGCCGTGGACCCCCCACGAGTGGCTCTCCGAGCTGCTCATCTACTGGCTGGTGACCGGCCTCGGGCGGATCGGCGCTCTGATCGTCTTCGGGCTCTTTCCGGCGGCCATCTTCGCCATCCTCGCCACCGCGCTGCGTCGCGCCTGCGGGGCACGGGTCCTGGCCATGGCGGTCCCCTTCGCCGTCGGCGCGTTCGTGATGATCGGCTTCGTCACACTGCGTCCGCAGGCCATCAGCTGGCTGCTGCTGGCGGGCTTGATCTGGTTCCTGCTCGAGGCGAGGCCCGATCGTCCGCGACGCTTCCTCCTCCTGATTCCCCCCTTCGTGGTCTGGGCCAACCTGCACGGGCTGTACGTCATCGGCCTCGGCGTGGTTGGCCTGTACGCCCTCTTCACCATCACAGGCCAGACGCCGATGTCACCGCGCCGGAACTGGGTGCTCGGGGCGCTGGCGGGGGTCATCGCCGCGTCCATGGTCACCCCGGCCGGACCGATCGGGATCCTGTACCCGCTCCGCTACATTGAAGGTGGCGACTGGGGCCTGGCCAACATCGCCGAGTGGCAGTCGCCGAACTTCCACGAGCCGGCGCACATGGGCTTCCTGCTGATGATCGTGCTGCTCGGGCTGAATGGCGGGCGGGCCACCCCCGGCTGGCTGGTTGCCCTCTCCTGGGTCGGAGTGGCGATGGGTCTGCTGGCGCTGCGCAACGCGCCGATTGCCGCGATCTTCGCCATGCCCACCCTGGTGATGGGACTGGAGGCGCGGCTGCGCGAGCGTGACGAGCGCCGGAATCGCCAACAGAAGCCGTTGGCGCCCTCGCGGGCGCTCGGCCGTCGAGTTATGGAGCTCATCACCGCGCTTGTCATTGCGGTCGGGTCGATGCTGGTGCTCATCCCGCGTGACCTGAATGCCGCGATCGACAAGAGCCTTGGCACGCGCTTCCCGGTGGCCGGGGTTGACGCCCTCGAGCAGCTGGCCCCCGATTCCAATGTGCTGGCCGAGTACGGCTGGGGCGGCTACGTGATCTGGCGGCTGCACGACGACGGCGGTCGCGTCTTCGTCGATGGCCGCAACGACATGTACTCCCAGCAGGTGCTGGACGATTACTCCGCAATTCGTGCAGCCGATCCGGGCTGGGAGCAGCTGGCCGCGCGCTACGACGTACAAGCGCTGCTCTTCCCGCCAGAGATCACCCTGACCCGGGGTCCCGCCGCCACCGCGGGCTGGTGCGAGGTTCTCCGCGACGAGTGGCAGGTCCTCTACCTGCGCAGCTGCCCGCTCCCCTAGCGGTCAGGCCGACGGCGCATCCTGAACAGAATGCGCCCGGAATCCACGATCTGCCTCTCCTCGGCGATCTCGAAGTCCTGGCCGAACGCGGCGCGGAATCCATCGGGCGAATAGTCGGCGAAGACGTCCTCGCGCGCGGCCAGCAGGCGCTTGACCATCGGGTCGGCCTTCGGGATCCACTCCACGATCAGGTGGGGGCCGAGGCGCGCCATCAGGCGGCTGATCATGGGCATGGGCACGTTGCGCCCGATGGCCAGGTGGTGGACCAGCGCAAGGGCGATCAGCACGTCGGCATTGGCGCGCTCGATCAGGGACGCCCGCTCGCTGTTTTCCCAGCCGACGGCCGGCGAGGGCTCCGCGAGGTCGGCGAGGAGCGGCATGATCCGTTCGTCGCCGGCGGCTCGCAATGCCAGGTAGTGGCGCTCAACCGCGGCCCAGTCGATATCCAGCGCGAGCACCCAGAATCCCGCATCCGCCGCGATGGCGCTGTAGCGGCCGGTGTTGGCGCCGAGGTCCCAGGCGCGCCGTCCACCTTCTGCGGCAACCGCCTCGAGCATCTGCCTCACGATCGATTCCTTGCTCGCGGTGCCGGCCTCCGAGTAGCTGGTCTGGTCGGCGTAATCGGCCCAGACGGTGCCAAGCGCCGGCAAGTGCAGCCCCTCGACGGTGCGACGCAGATGGTCCAGCAGGGCGAGACGGCGGCCCTCGCTCATGGTGACGGTCCGCGTCCCCGTGGACGGGGCGCCATCGGGGCCGGAATCGCCGGCATGCTGGCGCTGCGCGCGGGCATGGAGATGGATGTGCGCCGCGAGGCCCGGCGAGAAGTACCGGGTCCTGCCAGGCAGCAGCGCGGACGCGAGGTCCAGCGGGACGCCATCGATCCAGGTGCGCAGCAGCTGTCCGAGGCGCCCGTCGCGAAGGGCCATCAGCGCCAGCGGCGCCAGGAAGTTCTCGCAGAACTGGCGATAGGGTTTCCACGGCTGGTCGGCTGCGGTGCTCTCGAACGAGAGAGTGTCGATCAGGACGGCCTTCCCGTCGTGGAACTGGACGTTGTAGGCGCTCGCGTCGCGCAGCGTCATGCCGTGCTCGCCGGCCATCGCTTGCGCGCGGAGGGTGAGAAGCGCGGCGTCCTTCAGCTGCGAGAAAGACCACTCGAACGGGTACGAGATGAAGCCGATCTCGTCGGGTTGGATGACAGCCACCGCCCCGGGCTCTGGCGCCAGGTCGAGCGAGGCAGGCGCATCGGCTACCAGGAGGCCTTCCTTGACGAGGGCGGCGTGCAGCCCAGAGGACTCGAAGGTGGCCCATTCATCGGCGAAGGAGGCGTTGACCTGGCGGTACAGAACGCCGTCGCGGCGGAAGACGAAGCCGCTGGGGTCGCGGTAGGAGCCTGGCTCGCGCTCAGCGGCCGGGCGCTCGGTCACTCCGAGTCGGTGCTGACGGTGCCCTTGTCCTCGGGCGTCCTGCTCCCGGTTGTGGCGGCGGTGCCGTCGGTGGGCTTGTTCCGGAATCGACCGATGGTCGAACGGATCGCGTTGCGGAAGAAGAACGGGATCGACACCAGGCCGGCGATGATGGCCTGGATCACCAGGCTCCCGGCGCCGGGGTCGATGTATGCGAAGACCAAGCTCATGACAGCTCCTCAACAGATGGTTAGCGCGGCGCTGCCGCTCGAGATTTAACGCCCAGTTTACGACGCTCGAGCCTACCACGCCTCACGCCGGATAGTCCCATGACCACCCAGTCCCTGGCTGGCAGAGAGTATCGTCGGCGCGGCCATGCAGAGATCGCACCCGCTGCCGCGCACACTTCCCGGCTGGCTCGCATTCACTGGCGTCGCATTGCTGCTGGCGTTGATGGCCTACGCGCTCTCCACCTATGCCGTGTCGCGCGAGTTCGGGTCCGATGTCGCCGCCTACTGGGAGGCGGCAGAGCGAATCCGCGCCGGCGAGCCACTTTATGTGGCCGGCGTGGCAAACGCGCCTGACCTGTTCCGATATGCCCCGTGGTTCGCCTACGCCTGGGTCCCCCTCACCTTTCTGCCACACGACCTGGTGACCGTGGGATGGGTCGGGGCAATGCTTCTTGCGGCGATCGCGTCAACGCTTCCCCTCATCCGCCGGGGGCTTGCCGGGACCGCCGCCTTCGCCCTCTTCGCGCCGCTCCAGATACAGGGCGCCATATTCGGCAATGTGCAGCCGCTGCTGGTGCTGATGCTGCTGTGGGGCGTCGAACGACGCTCCGGCCCGGTGTGGATCGCCGTCGGGGCGTCGCTGAAGGCAATTCCCCTGCTGCTCGCCCTCGTCTACGCCGGCCGCGGCGAGTGGCTTCGGGCCGGTCTCGCCGTCCTCCTCACGGCCGTCCTCGTGGCTCCTTCCCTCCTCTTCGACCTGTCGGGCTATTCCACCCAGCCGGGCCCCGGCAACATGAGCCTCATCTCTGTCGCGAGCTCCCTGTTCGTGGCCGTCGCCGTGGTGGCAGCGTGCCTGACGTTTCTCGGAGCACGGACCCGATTCCGATGGGTGCTCGGCGCGCTCGCCATGATCGCTGCCCTTCCGCGCTTCCTGACGTACGAGGTCAGCTTCCTGTTGGTGGGTGCTGCGAGGCGGCCGCCCCTACCGAGCCGGGCTGATCGCGAGACCGCCCCGCTGGCCGAGCCACCAGGCCAATCCGTATAGTGCGGCCACGACCAGCAGCAGGGCCTGGTAGCCAGTGACCAGGGCCACGTATTCGATCAGCCCTCCCGCCATCGCGCCCAGCAGGTTGGCTCCGAAGGCGCCGGTTGTGTCGCCGACATCCCGGAACCGTCCCGCGAAGACGAGGTTTGCCAGAAAGATCGGCAGGAAAGCCACCGATGCCGCTACCAGCAGGCGGGGCCAGAAGTCCAGGTGCAGCAGCGCGGGCGCGGGCAGCAGCCACGCGATGAGCAGTGCTGCGAGCAGCGCAACGTAGAGCACGCCAGGCCGCAGGATCCGCACCCGCCGCGTTGCCTCGATCGCCGCCAGCACGGAGACCAGCACCCCGCCGAAGACCAGCGCATTGACGAACCAGGTCGTCCCGAAGAGGAGCGCAAACTGGACGACGCTCTTGGTCTCCAGCAGCAGGAAGGCCGCCCCCATGGCCGCGAGGTCGAGGTAACCGCGCATCGGACGCAGCGACCCAGCGGCCGCTCGCACCAGCCCGACCGAGGCCAGCAGAATCAGGCCGATGGTGATCAGGTAGAACGCCGGCAGACCCGCTTGCCGGAGGTACGGGAAGGGGTGATCGTCTGTGGCAGGTTCAGGTACCTGCCCCGAGGCCGCCCACGCCGTGGTGCAGGCAAGGTCGGCAGGGTCGAGCGTGACGGTCAGCGCCGCCAGCTGGCCAGCGCCCACATCGTCGATGCACGGATTGACGGCGAAGACACTCGCCAGCGTCCCGGCATAGCGATCGACCAGCCAGCGCTCGCGGTAGAAGTTGTACATGCTGAACGCGCCGCCTGGCGCGATGTGCTCCCGCGCCGCGCTGATCGCCTCGCGCGTGAAGAGGTAGCTCTCGAGCCGGATGGACGACTGCCCGGACACGAGGGTCAGGGAGTCGGGGAGCGCGAAGATGATCAGGTCGTAGCGAGTATCGGTTTGCTCCAGGAAGGCGCGACCGTCGTTGACGTGCCTGTCCACCCGGGGATCGGCGTACGGCCGGTCGGGATGCAGGTCGCGACCCAGCTGGAGCAGCCGGGGGTCGATCTCCACCGCATCGATGTGCTGAGCGCCCATTGCCAGCGCGGTCGCCACGTCGTTTCCATTTCCGGCCCCGATGATCAGGACGTTTCGCAACCTATTGCCGGCGACATGCTCGTAAGGGAGGAAGTAGATCGGCTCCACGGCTTCGCGATCCGTGGTCGCGATGATCGCCTGGTGGGGCACGCCGTTGGCACTGATGGTGTAGTGGTAGGGCCCGTCCGGCTCCTCCACAACCTCGATCTTGTAGTAGGGCGACCAGCTCCACTCGGGCACGATCGACTCGCGACCGAGCATGAAGACCAGGCCGACGAGCGCGACCGCTCGGGCGGCGTTCAGGGTCCAGCGCGGGCTGCCGGGGAGCAGCACGGCGAACAGCATGGCCACGACCAGCGCCCAGGCCAGCGGTGGCGCCCAGGCGAAGCTGAGCACTGAAAAGGCCGCGATGCCGCAGATGCTGCCGGCTATGTCGAGCCGATACGCCTCGAGCGCCTCGAACTCGACAAAGGTGCGTGCCACGCCCTCCGCGATCATGGCCATCACCACCGCCACCGCCCCAAAGATGAGCGGGAGCGTCAGCCAGATCGGCAGCCCGGTCGGCTGGAACGCTCCGAAGTAGATCAGGTCGCTTCCCGACCGATCGATCTCGACCGGGAAGATCAGCACAAAGCCGATGAAGAGGGCAAGTGCGATTGGCGCGTAGTTGAAGAGGTCGATGCGCGCCCGCGCCCGCAGGAAGCCGATCCCGATCCCCAGGAAGCTGCCCAGTAGCACGAAGTTGCTGAAGTAGGCGAGGTAGAGGACGTTCGAGCCGGTCCAGCGGATCAGCGCCAACTCGACGAAGAGCATCAGGAAGCTGAGTAGGACCAGCCGGAGCCGCGGTGGGAGGTTGGGGGGCTGGGGCATGGCTGCGATCTTGCCAGCGCCGCGGTCGTCCCGGGAGGCCACAATCGTGTTATGGCCGCCCAGCTTGCTCGCCGCCTGCCGCGCAACCTGGTTATGGCCCTGCTCCTGGGCTACCTCGGTTACACGCTTGCATCGTGGTTTCTGGTCTGGAACCCGGCCGATGGTGGCGCCTATTACGCCGCCGCCTTTCGCCTCGTTCAGGGCCAGCCTCTGTACCCACCTGTCAACCCGGAGGCGCACGAGGTCTTCCGCTACGCGCCGTGGTTCGCGGTTGCCTGGATCCCGCTGACCCTTCTCCCGCGTGAGGTGGCGCTGCACGCCTGGTCCCTGGCGATGCTGGGCTGCGCTGTCGTAGCGGTGTGGCCGCTCCTCCGACGACCCACATGGGCACGCGTGGCGCTGGCGGCTCTCGTCGGACAGACCCTCGCCGAGACGGCGATGTTCGGGAACGCCCACCCCCTTGTCGTGGCGCTGCTCGTCTGGACGGCCGGGCGCCGGTCGTTCCCCGCATGGGTCGGGGTGGCGGCGTCACTCAAGCTGGTGCCCCTCGCCTTCGCCCTGGTATGGGCAGGACGTCGCGAATGGGCGAAGGCGGCCATCGCCGTAGGTGTAGCCGCGCTCCTCTTCGCACCCATGCTCCTCTTCGACTTGAGCAGCTACCCGACCGATCCAGGGACCGGCCTGCTCTCGCTCTACGCCGTCTCACCGCCACTGTGGGCCGCGGTCGCACTTGCCTCGCTGGCAGCAACACTCTGGCTGGCGGCGCGCGGCTCTCCCTACGCCTGGGTGGCGGCCGCCGTCCTGATGTTCCTTGGCCCGCCCCGGGTGGTCACCTCG of Chloroflexota bacterium contains these proteins:
- a CDS encoding sensor histidine kinase; this encodes MPRTARRRVPSSVPIVLPSGFDQLRAQAAESVTRNAWRLREVAEIYREQYRSRLDEWVQLRARVDHRVAAHRGTGPSPSVLRADRDALGRELAGLQSGLKRIDIAARQMELVLTYLASDDERASEPTLSDADLSPAAISLKIIQAQEGERQRLAEEVHDGPGQVLTNAIFQVEYLDRVIDDSPETARDELAFLRTMLREGLDEVRSFITALRPPSVDVGLKQAITVAGAEFAAKHGIAVEVSVPGIDSKVPGEAKAPMLRVVQEALQNVRKHAAATTVRISLEEGHLVIVDNGRGFDVMRLASASRNFGLQFMRERAELMGSSLQIESRQGEGTRILLRIPEVH
- a CDS encoding sulfatase-like hydrolase/transferase — encoded protein: MALARWSAAAFVAAYVLISFSATPNPMMALWRPLLVGVAVAVALQLLLGLVLRDGDRAEIAASAVVLVLGAAWVPLAVLVVAVIWLLAIQLMRRRRGEPALGLNARTVARNLGVFAWAFATVAAIPVVGWAIASYHPADGAIEGATGTGRPDIVLLLVDGYPRADSLVEQFGVDNSAFVTALTTRGFLVAAHSRSNYTATWASLSSMFYGRYVDEIHELAPPPADPAEQYRRVMLALGRAPVLDGFRRDGYEIVTIPSAFESAALTSADRILTPPEWTSFELSLIQRSLAGQLAFRLAPGVVFDQHRARLESTLQLLGDEMARTSATPRFVFAHLLAPHAPVAFRADGSPAEPPACFPGCSPYGITSAADWEGFPGQVTHVNELVVAVLDRIIGDDPGALIILMSDHGSPRTGEAPANAFRNFFAARAPANEVQYEDDVTPMTVLARLTDLPFTSGDPYRAWISAGLEPLTLTPYTGPEP
- a CDS encoding class I SAM-dependent methyltransferase, whose protein sequence is MTERPAAEREPGSYRDPSGFVFRRDGVLYRQVNASFADEWATFESSGLHAALVKEGLLVADAPASLDLAPEPGAVAVIQPDEIGFISYPFEWSFSQLKDAALLTLRAQAMAGEHGMTLRDASAYNVQFHDGKAVLIDTLSFESTAADQPWKPYRQFCENFLAPLALMALRDGRLGQLLRTWIDGVPLDLASALLPGRTRYFSPGLAAHIHLHARAQRQHAGDSGPDGAPSTGTRTVTMSEGRRLALLDHLRRTVEGLHLPALGTVWADYADQTSYSEAGTASKESIVRQMLEAVAAEGGRRAWDLGANTGRYSAIAADAGFWVLALDIDWAAVERHYLALRAAGDERIMPLLADLAEPSPAVGWENSERASLIERANADVLIALALVHHLAIGRNVPMPMISRLMARLGPHLIVEWIPKADPMVKRLLAAREDVFADYSPDGFRAAFGQDFEIAEERQIVDSGRILFRMRRRPDR
- a CDS encoding spermidine synthase codes for the protein MPQPPNLPPRLRLVLLSFLMLFVELALIRWTGSNVLYLAYFSNFVLLGSFLGIGIGFLRARARIDLFNYAPIALALFIGFVLIFPVEIDRSGSDLIYFGAFQPTGLPIWLTLPLIFGAVAVVMAMIAEGVARTFVEFEALEAYRLDIAGSICGIAAFSVLSFAWAPPLAWALVVAMLFAVLLPGSPRWTLNAARAVALVGLVFMLGRESIVPEWSWSPYYKIEVVEEPDGPYHYTISANGVPHQAIIATTDREAVEPIYFLPYEHVAGNRLRNVLIIGAGNGNDVATALAMGAQHIDAVEIDPRLLQLGRDLHPDRPYADPRVDRHVNDGRAFLEQTDTRYDLIIFALPDSLTLVSGQSSIRLESYLFTREAISAAREHIAPGGAFSMYNFYRERWLVDRYAGTLASVFAVNPCIDDVGAGQLAALTVTLDPADLACTTAWAASGQVPEPATDDHPFPYLRQAGLPAFYLITIGLILLASVGLVRAAAGSLRPMRGYLDLAAMGAAFLLLETKSVVQFALLFGTTWFVNALVFGGVLVSVLAAIEATRRVRILRPGVLYVALLAALLIAWLLPAPALLHLDFWPRLLVAASVAFLPIFLANLVFAGRFRDVGDTTGAFGANLLGAMAGGLIEYVALVTGYQALLLVVAALYGLAWWLGQRGGLAISPAR
- a CDS encoding glycosyltransferase family 87 protein is translated as MAAQLARRLPRNLVMALLLGYLGYTLASWFLVWNPADGGAYYAAAFRLVQGQPLYPPVNPEAHEVFRYAPWFAVAWIPLTLLPREVALHAWSLAMLGCAVVAVWPLLRRPTWARVALAALVGQTLAETAMFGNAHPLVVALLVWTAGRRSFPAWVGVAASLKLVPLAFALVWAGRREWAKAAIAVGVAALLFAPMLLFDLSSYPTDPGTGLLSLYAVSPPLWAAVALASLAATLWLAARGSPYAWVAAAVLMFLGPPRVVTSYLGFLLVAVQLIDREVERARGRASAPSTAEGMG